The following are encoded in a window of Centroberyx gerrardi isolate f3 chromosome 1, fCenGer3.hap1.cur.20231027, whole genome shotgun sequence genomic DNA:
- the LOC139919637 gene encoding potassium channel subfamily K member 2-like, with protein MKWKTVSAIFLLVVLYLVMGAAVFRSLEQPHESAQRLAILSQKLEFLSTHSCVNHSQLEELVKQVVSAIRSGVNPAGTLTNHSSLWDLSSAFFFAGTVITTIGFGNISPHTEGGRIFCIVYALLGIPLFGFLLAGVGDQLGTIFGKGIARVEKMFVHWDITQTKIRVISTLLFVLFGCLLFVALPAAIFKHIEGWSALESLYFVVITLTTIGFGDFVAGTDTSSGSEIDYLDYYKPVVWFWILVGLAYFAAILSMIGDWLRVISKRTKEEVGEIRAHAAEWTANVSAEFKETRRRVSVEIYDKFQRAASIKRKLSSELGLSPAPDLSLPKRAVSVNFNDERERNEKEAGLQGLTTPLAKNGGLFMNGLDPERGDISIIEHLK; from the exons ATGAAGTGGAAGACAGTGTCGGCCATCTTTCTTCTGGTGGTTCTGTACCTGGTGATGGGAGCAGCAGTGTTTCGATCCCTGGAACAGCCTCATGAGAG tgcccAGCGTCTGGCCATCCTGTCTCAGAAGCTGGAGTTTCTGTCCACACACTCCTGTGTCAACCACAgccagctggaggagctggtcAAG caaGTCGTGTCTGCAATTCGTTCAGGAGTGAACCCTGCGGGAACATTGACCAACCACAGCAGCCTCTGGGACCTAAGCTCCGCCTTTTTCTtcgctgggactgtcatcacaACCAtcg gttttGGGAACATCTCTCCCCACACGGAAGGCGGAAGAATCTTCTGTATCGTATATGCGTTGCTAGGGATACCGCTCTTTGGCTTCCTGTTGGCAGGTGTAGGAGATCAGCTTGGCACCATATTTGGCAAAGGCATTGCCAGAGTGGAGAAGATGTTTGTG CACTGGGACATTACCCAGACAAAGATCCGGGTCATATCCACGCTGCTCTTTGTGTTGTTTGGCTGCCTGCTGTTTGTGGCGCTGCCGGCAGCCATCTTCAAACACATCGAGGGCTGGTCTGCACTGGAGTCTCTCTACTTTGTGGTCATCACCCTGACTACCATAGGATTCGGGGACTTTGTAGCAGGTACAGACACAAGCA GTGGTTCGGAGATAGACTACTTAGACTACTATAAGCCAGTTGTATGGTTCTGGATTCTGGTTGGCCTGGCCTACTTCGCTGCCATCCTCAGCATGATAGGAGACTGGCTGCGAGTCATCTCCAAGAGGACCAAAGAAGAG GTAGGAGAGATCCGTGCCCACGCTGCAGAGTGGACGGCGAATGTCTCGGCAGAGTTCAAAGAAACGCGCCGTCGCGTCAGCGTCGAGATCTACGACAAGTTCCAGCGCGCCGCGTCCATCAAGCGCAAACTGTCCTCAGAGCTGGGATTAAGCCCCGCCCCTGACCTCAGCCTGCCCAAGAGGGCCGTGTCCGTCAACTTCAACGACGAACGGGAGAGGAACGAGAAGGAGGCGGGGCTGCAGGGGCTGACCACGCCCCTGGCCAAAAACGGCGGTTTGTTTATGAACGGTTTGGACCCGGAGAGAGGAGATATCTCCATCATAGAACACCTCAAGTAG